The following are encoded in a window of Methylocystis rosea genomic DNA:
- the rpoB gene encoding DNA-directed RNA polymerase subunit beta — protein sequence MAQTSARKFTGRKRIRKFFGHIREAAEMPNLIEVQKASYDQFLLVDEPKGGRPDEGLQSVFKSVFPISDFSQVSLLEFVRYEFEQPKYDVDECRQRGMTYAAPLKVTLRLIVFDVDPDTQAKSVKDIKEQDVYMGDMPFMTSNGTFVVNGTERVIVSQMHRSPGVFFDHDKGKSHSSGKLLFAARIIPYRGSWLDIEFDAKDIVYARIDRRRKIPVTSLLFALGLDGEEILSTFYKTILYTQDGENWRMPFDAERIKGVKAVADMVDADTGQVILEAGKKLAVRAARQLAEKGVKAIRVAPEELYGQYLAQDLFDPATGEIFAEAGEEITVKTLPLLIEKGFDELPVLDIDHINIGPYIRNTLAVDKNSIREEALFDIYRVMRPGEPPTMDTAENMFHSLFFDPERYDLSAVGRVKMNMRLDLDAPDTTRTLRREDILAVVKALVDLRDGRGEIDDIDHLGNRRVRSVGELMENQYRLGLLRMERAIKERMSSVDIDTVMPQDLINAKPAAAAVREFFGSSQLSQFMDQTNPLSEITHKRRLSALGPGGLTRERAGFEVRDVHPTHYGRICPIETPEGPNIGLINSLATFARVNKYGFIEAPYRRVRDSKVTGEVAYLSAMEEAKYHVAQANAQVDKDGNLTEDLVLCRHAGDVMLVPREKVDAMDVSPKQLVSVAAALIPFLENDDANRALMGSNMQRQAVPLVKADAPLVGTGMEPIVARDSGAAISARRTGVVDQIDATRIVIRATEELDPGKPGVDIYRLMKFQRSNQSTCINQKPLVRVGDLVVKGDIIADGPSTDLGDLALGRNVLVAFMPWNGYNFEDSILLNERIVKDDVFTSIHIDEFEVMARDTKLGPEEITRDIPNVSEETLKNLDEAGIVYIGAEVQAGDILVGKITPKGESPMTPEEKLLRAIFGEKASDVRDTSLRVPPGVQGTIVEVRVFNRHGVEKDERAQAIEREEIERLAKDRDDELAILDRNVYTRLCETLIGKVGIAGPKSFKKGEKLTQAILDEYPRSQWWTFVVEDDALMASIEAVRKQYDESKKGLENRFLDKVEKLQRGDELPPGVMKMVKVFVAVKRKIQPGDKMAGRHGNKGVVSRIVPQEDMPFLEDGTPVDIVLNPLGVPSRMNVGQILETHLGWACAGLGKQVGQAVDAYYRSKDIKPLRKALTEIYGDDPELASLSEANLVEVGKDLKRGVPIATPVFDGAREKDIVEMLEKAGLASSGQVRLFDGRTGETFDRKVTVGYIYMLKLHHLVDDKIHARSIGPYSLVTQQPLGGKAQFGGQRFGEMEVWALEAYGAAYTLQEMLTVKSDDVAGRTKVYESIVRGDDTFESGIPESFNVLIKEMRSLALNVELTNAEPEEEAPPTAAEAAE from the coding sequence ATGGCTCAGACGTCGGCGAGAAAGTTCACCGGTCGCAAGCGCATCCGCAAATTCTTCGGACATATCCGCGAAGCGGCGGAAATGCCGAACCTGATCGAGGTCCAAAAGGCCTCCTACGATCAGTTCCTCCTTGTCGACGAGCCCAAAGGCGGCCGTCCTGACGAGGGGTTGCAGTCCGTCTTCAAGTCCGTCTTTCCGATCTCCGACTTCTCGCAGGTCTCTCTGCTCGAATTCGTGCGCTACGAGTTCGAACAGCCGAAATATGACGTCGACGAATGCCGCCAGCGCGGCATGACCTACGCTGCGCCGCTCAAAGTGACGCTGCGCCTCATCGTGTTCGACGTCGATCCCGATACGCAGGCGAAGTCGGTCAAGGACATCAAGGAGCAGGACGTCTACATGGGCGACATGCCCTTCATGACGTCGAACGGCACCTTCGTCGTCAACGGCACCGAGCGCGTCATCGTCTCGCAGATGCATCGCTCGCCGGGCGTGTTCTTCGACCACGACAAGGGCAAGAGCCATTCTTCGGGCAAGCTGCTGTTCGCCGCCCGCATCATTCCCTATCGCGGATCCTGGCTGGACATCGAGTTCGACGCCAAGGACATCGTCTATGCGCGCATCGACCGCCGCCGCAAGATTCCGGTGACGTCGCTCCTGTTCGCGCTCGGCCTCGACGGCGAAGAGATTCTGTCGACCTTCTACAAGACCATCCTGTACACGCAGGACGGCGAGAACTGGCGCATGCCGTTTGACGCCGAGCGCATCAAGGGCGTGAAGGCTGTCGCCGATATGGTCGACGCCGACACCGGCCAGGTGATTCTCGAAGCCGGCAAGAAGCTCGCCGTGCGCGCCGCGCGCCAACTCGCCGAGAAGGGCGTGAAGGCAATTCGCGTCGCGCCCGAGGAGCTCTACGGCCAATATCTCGCGCAGGACCTCTTCGACCCCGCCACCGGCGAGATCTTCGCCGAAGCGGGCGAGGAGATCACCGTGAAGACTCTGCCGCTGCTGATCGAAAAGGGCTTCGACGAGCTGCCGGTGCTAGACATCGACCACATCAATATCGGCCCCTACATCCGCAATACGCTCGCCGTCGACAAGAACTCGATCCGCGAAGAAGCGCTGTTCGACATCTATCGGGTCATGCGCCCGGGCGAGCCGCCGACGATGGACACGGCGGAAAACATGTTCCACTCGCTGTTCTTCGATCCCGAGCGCTATGATCTCTCGGCCGTCGGCCGCGTGAAGATGAACATGCGCCTCGATCTCGACGCGCCGGACACGACGCGGACGCTGCGTCGCGAGGATATCCTCGCGGTCGTCAAGGCGCTCGTCGATCTGCGCGATGGTCGCGGCGAAATCGACGACATCGACCATCTCGGCAATCGCCGCGTGCGTTCGGTCGGCGAACTGATGGAGAATCAGTATCGCCTCGGCCTGCTGCGCATGGAGCGCGCCATCAAGGAGCGCATGTCGTCGGTCGATATCGACACGGTCATGCCGCAGGACCTGATCAACGCCAAGCCGGCGGCGGCCGCCGTGCGCGAATTCTTCGGTTCGTCGCAGCTGTCGCAGTTCATGGACCAGACCAATCCGCTGTCGGAGATCACCCATAAGCGTCGTCTCTCGGCGCTTGGCCCGGGCGGACTGACTCGTGAGAGGGCGGGCTTCGAGGTGCGCGACGTGCACCCGACGCATTACGGCCGCATCTGTCCGATCGAGACGCCGGAAGGTCCGAACATCGGCCTGATCAATTCGCTCGCGACCTTCGCCCGCGTCAACAAATACGGCTTCATCGAAGCGCCTTATCGCCGCGTGCGCGACAGCAAGGTGACCGGCGAAGTCGCCTATCTGTCGGCGATGGAGGAGGCGAAATATCACGTCGCTCAGGCGAACGCGCAGGTCGACAAGGACGGCAATCTGACGGAAGACCTCGTGCTCTGCCGCCACGCCGGCGACGTCATGCTCGTGCCGCGCGAGAAGGTCGACGCGATGGACGTGTCGCCCAAGCAGCTCGTGTCGGTGGCCGCGGCGCTCATTCCATTCCTCGAGAACGATGACGCCAACCGCGCGCTGATGGGCTCGAACATGCAGCGCCAGGCCGTGCCGCTCGTCAAGGCCGACGCGCCGCTCGTCGGCACCGGCATGGAGCCGATCGTGGCGCGCGACTCCGGCGCCGCCATCTCGGCGCGCCGCACCGGCGTGGTCGATCAGATCGACGCGACCCGTATCGTCATCCGCGCGACCGAAGAACTTGATCCGGGCAAGCCCGGCGTCGACATCTATCGGCTGATGAAGTTCCAGCGCTCGAACCAGTCGACCTGCATCAACCAGAAGCCGCTCGTCCGCGTCGGCGATCTTGTGGTGAAGGGCGACATCATCGCCGACGGTCCGTCGACCGACCTTGGCGATCTGGCGCTCGGGCGCAATGTGCTCGTCGCCTTCATGCCTTGGAACGGCTACAACTTCGAGGATTCGATCCTCCTCAACGAGCGCATCGTCAAGGACGACGTGTTCACTTCGATTCACATCGATGAATTCGAGGTGATGGCGCGCGACACGAAGCTCGGTCCGGAAGAGATCACCCGCGATATTCCCAACGTTTCGGAAGAGACGCTGAAGAATCTCGACGAGGCGGGGATCGTTTATATCGGCGCCGAAGTGCAGGCGGGCGACATTCTCGTCGGCAAGATCACGCCCAAGGGCGAAAGCCCGATGACGCCGGAAGAGAAGCTCCTGCGCGCCATCTTTGGCGAAAAGGCCTCCGACGTGCGCGACACGTCGCTGCGCGTGCCGCCGGGCGTTCAGGGAACGATCGTCGAAGTGCGCGTGTTCAACCGCCACGGCGTCGAGAAGGACGAGCGCGCCCAGGCTATCGAACGCGAGGAGATCGAGCGTCTCGCCAAGGACCGCGACGACGAGCTCGCGATCCTGGACCGCAACGTCTATACGCGTCTTTGTGAAACGCTGATCGGCAAGGTCGGCATCGCCGGCCCGAAGTCCTTCAAGAAGGGCGAGAAGCTGACTCAGGCGATCCTCGACGAATATCCCCGCTCGCAGTGGTGGACCTTCGTCGTCGAGGATGACGCGCTGATGGCGTCGATCGAAGCCGTGCGCAAGCAATATGACGAGTCGAAGAAGGGGCTTGAGAACCGCTTCCTCGACAAGGTCGAGAAACTGCAGCGCGGCGACGAACTGCCGCCCGGCGTGATGAAGATGGTCAAAGTCTTCGTCGCGGTGAAGCGCAAGATTCAGCCCGGCGACAAAATGGCCGGGCGTCACGGCAACAAGGGCGTCGTTTCGCGCATCGTGCCGCAGGAAGACATGCCGTTCCTCGAGGACGGCACGCCTGTCGACATCGTGCTCAATCCGCTCGGCGTGCCGAGCCGGATGAACGTCGGACAGATTCTCGAGACGCATCTCGGCTGGGCCTGCGCCGGTCTCGGCAAGCAGGTCGGCCAGGCCGTCGACGCGTATTATCGCAGCAAAGACATCAAGCCTTTGCGCAAAGCGTTGACGGAAATCTACGGCGACGATCCGGAACTCGCCTCGCTCAGCGAGGCGAACCTCGTGGAAGTCGGCAAGGATCTGAAGCGCGGGGTTCCGATCGCGACGCCGGTGTTCGACGGCGCGCGCGAGAAGGACATCGTCGAAATGCTGGAGAAGGCGGGACTTGCCTCGTCAGGTCAGGTGCGGCTCTTCGACGGACGCACCGGCGAGACCTTCGACCGTAAGGTGACCGTCGGCTACATCTACATGCTGAAGCTGCATCATCTCGTCGACGATAAGATCCACGCGCGCTCCATCGGCCCCTACTCGCTCGTCACCCAGCAGCCGCTGGGCGGCAAGGCGCAGTTCGGCGGACAGCGCTTCGGCGAAATGGAGGTCTGGGCGCTCGAAGCCTATGGCGCCGCGTACACGCTGCAGGAGATGCTGACCGTGAAGTCGGACGACGTCGCCGGCCGCACCAAGGTCTATGAGTCGATCGTGCGCGGCGACGACACCTTCGAATCGGGCATTCCGGAGAGCTTCAACGTGCTCATCAAGGAGATGCGCTCACTGGCGCTGAACGTCGAACTGACCAACGCGGAGCCGGAAGAGGAAGCGCCGCCCACAGCCGCCGAGGCGGCGGAGTAA
- the rplL gene encoding 50S ribosomal protein L7/L12 has translation MANLEKIVEDLSALTVLEAAELAKLLEEKWGVSAAAAVAVAAAPGAAAAAPVAEEKTEFNVILAATGEKKIEVIKEVRAITGLGLKEAKDLVEGAPKPIKEGVNKDEAEKIKAALEKVGAKIELK, from the coding sequence ATGGCAAATCTTGAAAAGATCGTCGAAGACCTCTCGGCGCTGACCGTCCTCGAGGCGGCTGAACTCGCGAAGCTCCTTGAAGAGAAGTGGGGCGTTTCCGCCGCCGCCGCCGTCGCCGTCGCCGCCGCTCCGGGCGCCGCCGCCGCTGCGCCGGTCGCGGAAGAGAAGACCGAGTTCAACGTGATCCTGGCCGCGACCGGCGAGAAGAAGATCGAGGTCATCAAGGAGGTCCGCGCGATCACCGGCCTCGGCCTGAAGGAAGCCAAGGACCTGGTCGAAGGCGCGCCCAAGCCCATCAAGGAAGGCGTGAACAAGGACGAGGCCGAGAAGATCAAGGCCGCCCTCGAAAAGGTCGGCGCCAAGATCGAACTCAAGTAA
- the rplJ gene encoding 50S ribosomal protein L10: MDRAEKKEAVAALREVFSKTGVVVVAHYSGLTVAQLQNLRKQARNAGATVQVAKNRLAKIALDGADVASIAPLLKGPTLIAYSDDPVAAPKVAVAFAKDNNKFVILGGAMGKTALNPDSVKSLATMPSLDELRAKLVGLIQAPATKIAQLSTAPAAKLARVFGAYANRDAA; the protein is encoded by the coding sequence GTGGACAGAGCGGAGAAAAAGGAAGCGGTCGCGGCGTTACGCGAAGTCTTTTCGAAGACCGGCGTCGTCGTCGTCGCTCACTACTCCGGCCTGACCGTGGCCCAGCTGCAAAACCTGCGCAAGCAGGCCCGCAATGCTGGCGCGACGGTCCAGGTCGCGAAGAACCGCCTCGCCAAGATCGCTCTCGATGGCGCCGACGTCGCCTCTATCGCGCCCCTGCTCAAGGGGCCGACCCTGATCGCCTATTCGGACGATCCGGTGGCGGCGCCGAAAGTCGCCGTGGCCTTCGCCAAGGACAACAACAAGTTTGTCATCCTGGGCGGCGCCATGGGCAAGACTGCTCTGAATCCGGACAGCGTCAAGTCGCTTGCGACGATGCCGTCCCTCGACGAACTGCGCGCCAAGCTCGTGGGCCTTATCCAGGCGCCCGCGACCAAGATCGCTCAGCTCTCGACCGCGCCAGCCGCCAAGCTCGCGCGCGTCTTCGGAGCCTACGCCAATCGAGACGCGGCCTAA
- the pheT gene encoding phenylalanine--tRNA ligase subunit beta, with product MKLTLSWLKEHLDTSASLSEIVETLTRIGLEVEYVHDPAAQLKDFTIAKVIEAKPHPNADRLRVCMVDTGSGAPVQVVCGAPNARTGMKSVFSAPGTYIPGKKITLGKGVIRGVESLGMLCSAAELELSNDHEGIIDLPEDAPVGAVYAQWAGLDDPIIEINLTPNRPDAAGVYGIARDLAAAGLGVLKNKDIAPIEGKFPCPVGVTLDFAQEDKHLAPFFGLRLVRGVKNGPSPAWLQARLREIGLRPINALVDVTNFLTFDRARPLHVFDAKKVKGDLIVRRAKMGETLHALDGRTYQLDESMVVICDEAGPESLAGVMGGEASGCDDSTTDVLIETALWDPMNIAHTGRKLGIVTDARYRFERGVDPAFALPGIELATKLVLEFCGGEPSELTLAGELPLLSRAINFPWSETRRLTGLDAPREDAAKILERLGFSVENAGADIAHVAAPSWRPDIEGKADIVEEIVRMIGVDNVPSTPLPRAEGVAPPVLTMMQKRARNARRALAGQGLVEAVTWSFVSKEQAEAFGGGKPSLALANPIAADLSDMRPSLLPGLVAAAGRNAARGLGDQNLFEVGQIFLDATETGQRLAAAGVRRGLAGAGRHWSAPPARAAGAFDAKADAMALLNALGVAAGGLQIVSGGPAWFHPGRSATLQFGPKNIVGHFGELHPRALKVMDVEGPIAAFEIILDALPAPKAKPTKIKPKLDISDLQPVSRDFAFIVDRTAAAGDLVKAAQGADRSLIADVTVFDVYEGKGVPEGKKSIGLAVTLQPREKTLTDAEIEAVAQKIVAEAQKKCGATLRG from the coding sequence ATGAAACTCACCCTCTCCTGGCTCAAGGAACATCTCGACACGTCGGCTTCGCTCAGCGAAATCGTCGAGACGCTGACGCGCATCGGCCTTGAGGTCGAATATGTGCATGACCCCGCCGCGCAGCTCAAAGACTTCACCATCGCGAAGGTGATCGAGGCGAAGCCGCATCCGAACGCCGACCGTTTGCGGGTCTGCATGGTCGACACGGGGAGCGGCGCGCCGGTGCAGGTGGTCTGCGGCGCGCCGAACGCCCGCACCGGCATGAAGAGCGTCTTCTCGGCGCCGGGGACATATATTCCAGGCAAGAAGATCACGCTCGGCAAGGGCGTCATCCGCGGCGTCGAGTCGCTCGGCATGCTGTGCTCTGCCGCCGAACTCGAACTTTCCAACGACCATGAGGGAATCATCGATCTGCCGGAAGACGCGCCGGTCGGCGCCGTCTATGCGCAATGGGCCGGGCTCGACGATCCCATCATCGAGATCAATCTGACGCCCAACCGCCCCGACGCCGCCGGCGTCTACGGCATCGCGCGCGACCTCGCCGCGGCGGGCCTCGGCGTTCTCAAGAACAAGGACATTGCGCCAATCGAGGGCAAATTCCCCTGCCCTGTCGGCGTGACGTTGGATTTCGCGCAGGAAGACAAGCATCTCGCGCCCTTCTTCGGCCTTCGCCTCGTGCGTGGCGTCAAGAACGGACCCAGCCCCGCCTGGCTGCAGGCGAGGTTGCGCGAAATCGGCCTTCGTCCGATCAACGCGCTGGTCGACGTCACCAACTTCCTCACCTTCGATCGCGCGCGGCCGCTGCATGTCTTCGACGCGAAAAAGGTGAAGGGCGATCTTATCGTGCGCCGCGCGAAGATGGGCGAGACTCTGCACGCGCTCGACGGGCGGACCTATCAACTCGACGAGAGCATGGTGGTCATCTGCGACGAGGCCGGACCGGAATCGCTTGCGGGCGTCATGGGCGGCGAGGCCTCAGGCTGCGATGACTCGACGACCGACGTGCTGATCGAAACGGCGCTTTGGGACCCGATGAATATCGCGCACACCGGCCGCAAGCTCGGCATTGTCACCGACGCGCGCTACCGTTTTGAGCGCGGCGTCGATCCGGCCTTTGCACTGCCGGGGATCGAGCTCGCGACGAAGCTCGTGCTGGAATTCTGCGGCGGCGAGCCGTCGGAACTCACGCTCGCCGGCGAACTGCCGCTGCTCTCGCGCGCGATCAATTTCCCCTGGAGCGAAACCAGGCGGCTCACGGGCCTCGACGCGCCGCGTGAAGACGCGGCGAAGATTCTCGAGCGCCTCGGCTTCAGCGTCGAGAACGCCGGCGCCGACATCGCCCATGTCGCCGCGCCGAGCTGGCGTCCGGACATCGAGGGCAAGGCCGACATCGTCGAGGAAATCGTGCGCATGATCGGCGTCGACAACGTGCCCTCGACGCCGCTGCCGCGCGCCGAGGGCGTCGCGCCGCCCGTGCTGACCATGATGCAAAAGCGCGCCCGCAACGCGCGCCGCGCGCTCGCCGGCCAGGGCCTCGTCGAGGCGGTGACGTGGTCCTTCGTCTCCAAGGAGCAGGCGGAGGCGTTTGGCGGCGGCAAGCCGTCGCTGGCGCTCGCCAATCCGATCGCCGCCGATCTTTCCGACATGCGGCCGAGCCTGTTGCCGGGCCTCGTGGCGGCCGCTGGCCGCAACGCCGCGCGCGGGCTTGGCGATCAGAACCTGTTTGAAGTCGGCCAGATCTTCCTCGATGCGACCGAGACCGGCCAGCGCCTCGCCGCGGCGGGCGTGCGGCGCGGGTTGGCTGGCGCCGGGCGTCACTGGTCAGCGCCGCCGGCGCGCGCGGCCGGCGCCTTCGACGCCAAGGCCGACGCCATGGCGCTGCTGAATGCGCTCGGCGTCGCGGCCGGCGGCTTGCAAATCGTTTCCGGCGGGCCGGCATGGTTTCACCCCGGCCGTTCGGCGACGCTGCAATTCGGACCAAAGAACATCGTCGGCCATTTCGGCGAATTGCATCCGCGCGCGCTGAAAGTCATGGACGTCGAGGGGCCGATCGCGGCTTTCGAGATCATTCTCGACGCGCTCCCCGCGCCCAAGGCGAAGCCGACGAAAATCAAGCCGAAGCTCGATATTTCGGATCTTCAGCCGGTTTCGCGCGATTTCGCCTTTATCGTCGATCGCACAGCGGCGGCCGGCGATCTAGTGAAGGCGGCGCAGGGCGCCGACCGGAGTCTGATCGCCGATGTCACAGTCTTCGACGTCTATGAGGGCAAGGGCGTCCCCGAGGGCAAAAAATCGATCGGTCTCGCCGTCACCCTGCAGCCGCGCGAAAAGACTCTGACGGACGCGGAGATCGAGGCGGTGGCCCAGAAGATCGTGGCGGAGGCGCAAAAAAAATGCGGCGCAACGCTGAGGGGATGA
- the pheS gene encoding phenylalanine--tRNA ligase subunit alpha, with amino-acid sequence MTDLAKLEEDTLRQIDEAADEAALEAVRLSSLGKKGAISALLATLGKMSPEERKTEGAKINALKDKAAEAIAARRERLAEAALEARLTAETLDMTLPAPASPLERGRIHPISQVTDELSIIFADMGFAVAEGPDIESDDYNFTKLNFPEGHPAREMQDTFFLTAESGVKRLLRTHTSPVQVRTMLSQAPPIRVICPGRVYRCDFDQTHTPMFHQIEGLVIDETTHLGHLKWTLEEFLRSFFEVKGVKLRFRPSFFPFTEPSMEVDVQCRRQGGEIRFGEGEDWMEILGCGMVHPNVLRNCGIDPDRYQGFAFGVGVDRLAMLKYGMSDLRAFFDADTRWLEHYGFRPLDFPTLAGGLSS; translated from the coding sequence ATGACCGACCTCGCCAAACTCGAAGAAGATACGCTGCGCCAGATCGACGAGGCCGCCGACGAGGCGGCGCTTGAAGCCGTGCGCCTCTCCTCGCTCGGCAAAAAGGGCGCGATTTCGGCGCTGCTCGCAACGCTCGGAAAAATGTCGCCCGAGGAGCGCAAGACCGAAGGCGCGAAGATCAACGCGCTAAAAGACAAGGCGGCCGAGGCGATCGCCGCGCGACGCGAACGGCTTGCTGAAGCGGCTTTGGAAGCGCGCCTTACGGCCGAGACGCTCGATATGACGCTGCCTGCGCCGGCGAGTCCGCTGGAGCGCGGGCGCATCCATCCGATTTCGCAGGTGACGGACGAGCTCTCCATCATCTTCGCCGACATGGGCTTCGCCGTCGCCGAGGGACCGGACATCGAGAGCGACGACTATAATTTCACCAAGCTCAACTTCCCGGAAGGGCATCCCGCGCGAGAGATGCAGGACACGTTCTTTCTGACCGCAGAGTCAGGCGTAAAGCGGCTGCTGCGCACCCATACGAGCCCGGTGCAGGTGCGCACCATGCTGTCGCAGGCGCCGCCGATCCGAGTCATCTGCCCCGGCCGGGTCTATCGCTGCGACTTCGACCAGACGCATACGCCGATGTTCCATCAGATCGAAGGACTCGTCATCGACGAGACGACGCATCTTGGGCATCTCAAATGGACGCTCGAAGAATTTCTAAGGAGCTTCTTCGAGGTGAAGGGCGTCAAGCTGCGCTTTCGACCCTCCTTCTTCCCCTTCACAGAACCCTCGATGGAGGTCGATGTTCAGTGCCGGCGCCAGGGCGGCGAAATCCGCTTCGGCGAGGGCGAGGACTGGATGGAGATTCTGGGCTGCGGCATGGTGCATCCCAATGTGCTGAGAAATTGCGGGATCGATCCCGACCGCTATCAGGGCTTCGCCTTCGGCGTCGGCGTCGACCGGCTGGCGATGCTCAAATATGGCATGTCGGATCTGCGCGCCTTCTTCGACGCCGACACGCGCTGGCTGGAGCACTATGGTTTCAGGCCGCTCGATTTCCCGACGCTGGCGGGCGGGTTGAGCAGCTAA